In the Burkholderia cenocepacia genome, one interval contains:
- a CDS encoding lipoprotein-releasing ABC transporter permease subunit, translating to MKGNRLKLPFEWQIGLRYARGGRRSAGDGFVSFIAGAAMAGIALGVAALIVVLSVMNGFRTEVRDRMLSVLAHVEIFSPSGAMPDWRLTAHESLQNAAVRAVAPYVDAQALLTNAGNVTGVALRGIDPVLEPRVSEIARKLKTGRLDALVPGEMGIVLGAALADALHVKIGDRITFFAPGNTARLGDALPRFRQFNVVGTFESGHYQYDSALAYIHIRDAQQLSNVNAPTGIRLRVDDLQRAPEIALALSRSLSGNLYIRDWTRQNRTWFEAERLQKRMLSLILMLIVAVAAFNLVSSLVMTVTQKQGDIAILRTLGAPPRSIMKIFAIQGMTIGLAGTLAGVALGCAIAVSIPVVLPAVEQLLGIRFLTPSVYFLSALPSKLSAIDVIEIASAAFLMSCVATLYPSWRAARVRPAEALRDE from the coding sequence ATGAAAGGAAACCGCTTGAAACTCCCGTTCGAATGGCAGATCGGGCTGCGCTACGCGCGCGGCGGCCGGCGCTCGGCCGGCGACGGCTTCGTGTCGTTCATCGCCGGCGCCGCGATGGCCGGCATCGCGCTCGGCGTGGCCGCGCTGATCGTCGTGCTGTCGGTGATGAACGGCTTTCGCACCGAGGTGCGCGACCGGATGCTGTCGGTGCTCGCACACGTGGAAATCTTCTCGCCGTCCGGCGCGATGCCCGACTGGCGGCTGACCGCGCACGAATCGTTACAGAATGCGGCGGTGCGTGCCGTCGCGCCCTATGTCGACGCACAGGCGCTGCTGACGAACGCGGGCAACGTGACGGGCGTCGCGTTGCGCGGCATCGATCCCGTGCTCGAGCCGCGCGTGTCCGAGATCGCGCGCAAGCTGAAGACCGGACGCCTCGACGCGCTCGTGCCGGGCGAGATGGGCATCGTGCTCGGCGCCGCGCTTGCGGACGCGCTGCACGTGAAGATCGGCGACCGCATCACGTTCTTCGCGCCCGGCAACACCGCGCGCCTGGGCGACGCGCTGCCGCGGTTCCGCCAGTTCAACGTGGTCGGCACGTTCGAGTCGGGCCACTACCAGTACGACAGCGCGCTCGCGTACATCCATATCCGCGACGCACAGCAACTGTCCAACGTGAACGCGCCGACCGGCATCCGGCTGCGCGTCGACGATCTGCAGCGCGCGCCCGAGATCGCGCTCGCGCTGTCGCGCTCGCTGTCGGGCAACCTCTACATCCGCGACTGGACGCGGCAGAACCGCACGTGGTTCGAAGCCGAGCGGCTGCAGAAACGGATGCTGTCGCTGATCCTGATGCTGATCGTGGCGGTCGCCGCGTTCAACCTCGTGTCGTCGCTCGTGATGACGGTCACGCAGAAGCAGGGCGACATCGCGATCCTGCGCACGCTCGGCGCGCCGCCCCGCTCGATCATGAAGATCTTCGCGATCCAGGGGATGACGATCGGGCTCGCCGGCACGCTGGCAGGCGTCGCGCTCGGCTGCGCGATCGCGGTGAGCATCCCGGTGGTGCTGCCGGCAGTCGAGCAGTTGCTCGGCATCCGTTTCCTGACGCCGTCCGTGTACTTCCTCAGCGCACTGCCGTCGAAGCTGTCGGCAATCGACGTGATCGAGATCGCGTCGGCCGCGTTCCTGATGTCTTGCGTCGCGACGCTGTACCCGAGCTGGCGCGCCGCGCGGGTGCGGCCAGCCGAGGCGCTGCGCGACGAGTAG
- a CDS encoding Xaa-Pro dipeptidyl-peptidase: MNIHRTGVRRAWLPALVAAATLAACGGDDGGSVAGVSALAQGQQEGAAAAADTAGGPSLASRFSPSGVPYANPASGGRYKPVISNGQVQPSLSGGTIEENAWVDTPVDSDGDGTRDRIHVRIVRPSETANGARTPVIVLASPYYAGLADSPNHDVDVELDGTPHPAATAGAAASASTRILAAAPQSRMLQQVEAAAAGRSWIESYFVPRGFTIVYADSLGTAGSDGCPTILTRDESVAMASVIRWLGRDATAKDANGKTVVANWSTGHVGMYGVSYDGTLPKMVASLRTRGLDAIVPIAGLSNMYGYYRSGGLVRAPEGYQGEDVDVYIKALLTNAHPERCTHLIDEALQQEDRKTGDYSPFWAARDIPTAFAVAPALVAQGLTDDNVRVDQSTSWYLAMRRQGVPTQLWLHRLKHTDPTRVPGMADAWTAEVNRWFTRYLIGYDNGVEQDPRAVVAQADGTLLKEADWAARHATPVTYFAGGDGASTGTLLRLPSGGPLARFTDDARIPALTLANTATGENRSRFETAPLTAAARLSGAATARVRLTFTGVANVTALLVDRAPDGTATIVTRAWTDPRNRLSEWVSQPVLPGMPYDLKLTFMPRDYKLEAGHRLGLVVLSSDYEATLRPTPGTGLTLDPAGTSVTVPLASPSTGA; the protein is encoded by the coding sequence ATGAACATTCATCGAACCGGAGTGCGGCGCGCATGGCTGCCCGCGCTCGTGGCGGCCGCGACGCTCGCCGCGTGCGGCGGCGACGACGGCGGCAGCGTGGCGGGCGTGTCAGCGCTCGCGCAGGGCCAACAGGAGGGGGCCGCCGCCGCGGCCGATACAGCCGGTGGGCCATCGCTCGCGTCGCGCTTTTCGCCGTCCGGCGTGCCGTACGCGAACCCGGCGAGCGGCGGACGCTACAAGCCGGTGATCAGCAACGGCCAGGTGCAGCCATCGCTGTCGGGCGGCACGATCGAGGAAAACGCGTGGGTCGACACGCCGGTCGATTCCGACGGCGACGGCACGCGCGACCGCATCCACGTGCGCATCGTGCGGCCGTCCGAAACCGCGAACGGCGCGCGCACGCCCGTCATCGTGCTCGCGAGCCCGTATTACGCGGGGCTCGCCGACAGCCCCAACCACGACGTCGACGTCGAACTCGACGGCACGCCGCATCCGGCCGCGACCGCCGGTGCCGCGGCATCGGCGTCCACGCGCATCCTGGCCGCCGCGCCGCAGTCGCGGATGCTGCAGCAGGTCGAGGCGGCCGCCGCCGGCCGCTCGTGGATCGAAAGCTACTTCGTGCCGCGCGGCTTCACGATCGTCTACGCGGATTCGCTCGGTACCGCCGGCTCGGACGGCTGCCCGACGATCCTGACGCGCGACGAATCGGTCGCGATGGCGTCGGTGATCCGCTGGCTCGGGCGCGACGCGACCGCGAAGGACGCGAACGGCAAGACGGTCGTCGCGAACTGGTCGACCGGCCACGTCGGCATGTACGGCGTGTCGTACGACGGCACGCTGCCGAAGATGGTCGCGAGCCTGCGCACGCGCGGGCTCGACGCGATCGTGCCGATCGCCGGGCTGTCGAACATGTACGGCTACTACCGCTCGGGCGGCCTCGTGCGTGCGCCGGAAGGCTATCAGGGCGAGGATGTCGACGTGTACATCAAGGCGCTGCTGACCAACGCGCATCCGGAGCGCTGCACGCACCTGATCGACGAAGCGCTGCAGCAGGAAGACCGCAAGACCGGCGACTATTCGCCGTTCTGGGCCGCCCGCGACATCCCGACCGCATTCGCGGTCGCGCCGGCGCTCGTCGCGCAGGGTCTCACCGACGACAACGTGCGCGTCGACCAGTCGACGTCGTGGTATCTGGCGATGCGACGCCAGGGCGTGCCGACCCAGCTGTGGCTGCATCGCCTGAAGCACACCGATCCGACCCGGGTGCCCGGGATGGCCGACGCGTGGACCGCGGAGGTGAACCGCTGGTTCACGCGCTACCTGATCGGCTATGACAACGGCGTCGAGCAGGATCCGCGCGCGGTGGTCGCGCAGGCGGACGGCACGCTGCTGAAGGAAGCGGACTGGGCCGCGCGCCACGCGACGCCGGTCACGTACTTCGCGGGCGGCGACGGCGCGAGCACCGGCACGTTGCTGCGGCTGCCGAGCGGCGGCCCGCTCGCGCGCTTCACCGACGATGCGCGCATTCCCGCGCTCACGTTGGCGAACACGGCGACCGGCGAGAACCGCAGCCGCTTCGAGACGGCCCCGCTGACGGCCGCGGCACGCCTGTCCGGCGCCGCGACCGCACGCGTCAGGCTGACCTTCACGGGCGTCGCGAACGTGACGGCCTTGCTGGTCGACCGCGCGCCGGACGGCACGGCGACGATCGTCACGCGCGCATGGACCGACCCGCGCAACCGGCTGTCCGAGTGGGTGTCGCAACCGGTGCTGCCCGGCATGCCGTACGACCTGAAGCTGACCTTCATGCCGCGCGACTACAAGCTGGAAGCCGGCCACCGGCTCGGGCTCGTCGTCCTCTCCAGCGACTACGAGGCGACACTGCGGCCGACGCCCGGCACGGGCCTGACGCTCGATCCGGCCGGCACGTCGGTAACGGTGCCGCTGGCTTCGCCGTCGACCGGCGCGTAG
- a CDS encoding NUDIX hydrolase: MIPLSAKAIVRDGRSVLFLRNPRDEWELPGGWPEAGESLEDAVTREVQEECGIVASAIRYVGSRSCEVVPGKRVLIVCFRCEVDRREIVLSDEHHQFGWIDLDAAKPANLPDFYWAFCKQAD, translated from the coding sequence ATGATTCCCCTCAGCGCCAAAGCCATCGTCCGCGATGGCCGTTCCGTCCTGTTCCTGCGCAATCCCCGCGACGAGTGGGAGCTGCCGGGCGGCTGGCCCGAAGCGGGCGAATCGCTCGAAGACGCCGTCACACGCGAAGTGCAGGAGGAATGCGGAATCGTCGCATCGGCGATCCGCTACGTGGGCAGCCGTTCGTGCGAGGTCGTGCCGGGCAAGCGCGTCCTGATCGTGTGCTTCCGGTGCGAGGTCGATCGCCGTGAAATCGTGCTGAGCGACGAGCACCACCAGTTCGGCTGGATCGACCTCGATGCCGCCAAGCCGGCGAACCTGCCGGATTTCTACTGGGCATTCTGCAAGCAGGCGGACTGA
- a CDS encoding 2-hydroxyacid dehydrogenase, producing MKPELLVLIALRGDAHREIAASFDVRYAPTPDARERAIAEHGSTIRAVLTNGSTGLTAAEIDRLPRLTFVSALGAGYEHIDVAHAKARGITVVTGAGTNDDCVADHAFALLLAAVRNVVQLDAKTRAGVWRDGLSMPPNVSGKKLGIVGLGKIGEKCARRAAGFDIEIGYHNRSEKPVPYRYFDRVDALAQWADFLIVATPGGAGTRHLIDRTVLDALGPGGFLVNVSRGSVVDTAALADALREERIAGAGLDVYEGEPEPPRALTDLDSVVLTPHMGGWSPEALDRSVRQFLDNAARHFTGQPVLTPV from the coding sequence ATGAAGCCCGAGCTGCTGGTCCTCATCGCGCTGCGCGGCGACGCGCATCGCGAGATCGCCGCGTCGTTCGACGTGCGTTATGCCCCGACGCCCGATGCGCGCGAACGCGCGATCGCCGAACACGGCAGCACGATTCGTGCGGTGCTGACCAACGGCAGCACCGGGCTGACCGCCGCCGAGATCGACCGGCTGCCGCGGCTCACGTTCGTCAGCGCGCTCGGCGCGGGCTACGAGCACATCGACGTCGCGCACGCGAAGGCGCGCGGCATCACCGTGGTCACGGGCGCCGGCACCAACGACGATTGCGTCGCCGATCACGCGTTCGCGCTGCTGCTCGCGGCGGTGCGCAACGTCGTGCAGCTCGATGCGAAGACCCGCGCGGGCGTGTGGCGCGACGGGCTGTCGATGCCGCCGAACGTGTCGGGCAAGAAGCTCGGCATCGTCGGGCTCGGCAAGATCGGCGAGAAGTGCGCGCGCCGCGCGGCCGGCTTCGACATCGAGATCGGTTATCACAACCGCTCGGAGAAGCCCGTGCCGTACCGCTATTTCGACCGGGTCGACGCGCTCGCGCAGTGGGCCGATTTCCTGATCGTCGCGACGCCTGGCGGCGCGGGCACGCGGCATCTGATCGATCGCACCGTGCTCGATGCGCTCGGCCCGGGCGGCTTTCTCGTCAACGTATCGCGCGGCAGTGTTGTCGATACCGCTGCTTTGGCAGACGCACTGCGCGAAGAGCGCATCGCGGGCGCGGGGCTCGACGTGTACGAAGGGGAACCGGAGCCGCCGCGTGCGCTGACCGATCTCGACAGCGTCGTGCTCACGCCGCACATGGGCGGCTGGTCGCCCGAGGCGCTCGATCGCTCGGTGCGGCAATTTCTCGACAACGCGGCGCGGCATTTCACGGGGCAGCCGGTGTTGACGCCGGTGTGA
- a CDS encoding ABC transporter substrate-binding protein, whose protein sequence is MKLALPARILGLAFAAAIVAPGAHADTPVVVSSKIDTEGNLLGNLISQVLKAHGIPVTEKIALGTTPIVRKALTSGEIDVYPEYTGNAAFFFNKADDPVWKNASQGYDTAKKLDYAANHLVWLAPAPANNTWGVALLAPVAQSQHLKTFSDFGKWVAGGGKVKLAASAEFVNSASALPSFEKAYGFKLKPEQLVVLSGGDTAATIKAAANQTDGVNAAMVYGTDGGIASSGLAVLDDDKHVQPVYAPAPVIREAALKAHPQIADLLKPVFASLDLKTLQSLNARIQLNGEPAAGVAKSYLKAKGFVK, encoded by the coding sequence ATGAAGCTCGCCCTGCCCGCCCGGATCCTGGGCCTCGCGTTCGCCGCCGCCATCGTGGCGCCCGGCGCGCACGCCGACACGCCCGTCGTGGTGTCGTCGAAGATCGACACCGAAGGCAACTTGCTCGGCAACCTCATTTCACAGGTGCTGAAGGCCCACGGCATTCCCGTCACCGAAAAGATCGCGCTCGGCACGACACCGATCGTGCGCAAGGCGCTCACGAGCGGCGAGATCGACGTCTACCCCGAATACACGGGCAACGCCGCATTCTTCTTCAACAAGGCCGACGACCCGGTCTGGAAGAACGCGAGCCAGGGCTACGACACCGCGAAGAAACTCGACTACGCGGCGAACCATCTCGTGTGGCTCGCCCCGGCGCCCGCGAACAACACGTGGGGCGTCGCGCTGCTCGCGCCCGTCGCGCAGTCGCAGCACCTGAAGACCTTCTCCGATTTCGGCAAGTGGGTGGCCGGCGGCGGCAAGGTGAAGCTCGCGGCCTCGGCCGAATTCGTGAACAGCGCGTCGGCGCTGCCGTCGTTCGAGAAAGCGTACGGCTTCAAGCTGAAGCCCGAGCAGCTCGTCGTGCTGTCCGGCGGCGACACGGCCGCGACGATCAAGGCCGCCGCGAACCAGACCGACGGCGTGAACGCCGCGATGGTCTACGGCACCGACGGCGGCATCGCATCGAGCGGCCTCGCGGTGCTCGACGACGACAAGCACGTGCAGCCCGTCTACGCGCCGGCGCCGGTGATCCGCGAAGCCGCGCTGAAAGCGCATCCGCAGATCGCCGACTTGCTCAAGCCCGTGTTCGCGAGCCTCGACCTGAAGACGCTGCAATCGCTGAACGCCCGCATCCAGCTCAACGGCGAGCCGGCGGCCGGCGTCGCGAAAAGCTACCTGAAAGCGAAGGGTTTCGTGAAATGA
- a CDS encoding ABC transporter permease, with the protein MTERAAASARRVTLDKVGILIGILTIVAVFGLSFAVLRPNRIAAGTGLSVFAALPPMQGAALAALWTVGALWAMTASRPAWRLAAGCAGLATLAYAVGAAATHVVAPDDMLARVSPDAGVWLLLFAWAVLIADALARLAFGPWRRLAALAVAIAAVSVPLASGWWDGLSVMREYAVRSDDFWREAIRHVSLAGGSVAAALVAGVPLGIACARIAAVRTVAMPVLNIVQTIPSIAMYGLMMAPLGLLAAHVPLAAALGIRGIGVAPAVLALFLYSLLPIASSVVVGLEQVPPHVTEAARAMGMTRVQRLLRVDLVLALPVILSGVRIVLVQNIGLTAVAALIGGGGFGTFIFQGIGQSAADLVLLGAIPTIALALASAVVFEAATSLAKGRAG; encoded by the coding sequence ATGACGGAGCGTGCGGCCGCGTCCGCGCGGCGCGTCACGCTCGACAAGGTCGGCATCCTGATCGGCATCCTGACGATCGTCGCCGTGTTCGGCCTGTCGTTCGCGGTGCTGCGGCCGAACCGGATCGCGGCCGGCACCGGGCTGTCGGTGTTCGCCGCGCTGCCGCCGATGCAGGGCGCCGCACTCGCCGCGCTATGGACCGTCGGCGCGCTATGGGCGATGACGGCGAGTCGCCCCGCGTGGCGGCTCGCGGCCGGCTGCGCGGGGCTCGCGACGCTCGCGTATGCGGTCGGCGCGGCCGCAACGCATGTCGTCGCGCCCGACGACATGCTGGCCCGCGTGTCGCCCGACGCCGGCGTCTGGCTGCTGCTGTTCGCGTGGGCCGTGCTGATCGCCGACGCGCTCGCGCGCCTCGCGTTCGGCCCGTGGCGGCGCCTCGCCGCGCTCGCCGTCGCGATAGCAGCGGTTTCCGTGCCGCTCGCGAGCGGCTGGTGGGACGGCCTCTCCGTGATGCGCGAATACGCGGTGCGTAGCGACGATTTCTGGCGCGAGGCGATCCGTCACGTGTCGCTCGCGGGCGGCTCGGTCGCCGCCGCGCTCGTCGCCGGCGTGCCGCTCGGCATCGCCTGCGCGCGCATCGCGGCGGTGCGCACCGTCGCGATGCCCGTGCTCAATATCGTGCAGACGATCCCCAGCATCGCGATGTACGGGCTGATGATGGCGCCGCTCGGCCTGCTCGCCGCGCACGTGCCGCTCGCGGCCGCGCTCGGCATTCGCGGGATCGGCGTCGCGCCGGCCGTGCTCGCGCTGTTCCTGTATTCGCTGCTGCCGATCGCCTCGAGCGTCGTGGTCGGGCTCGAACAGGTGCCGCCGCACGTGACCGAAGCGGCCCGCGCGATGGGCATGACGCGCGTGCAGCGGCTGCTGCGCGTCGATCTCGTGCTCGCGCTGCCGGTGATCCTGAGCGGCGTGCGCATCGTGCTCGTGCAGAACATCGGCCTGACCGCGGTGGCCGCGCTGATCGGCGGCGGCGGGTTCGGCACCTTCATCTTCCAGGGGATCGGGCAATCGGCCGCCGATCTCGTGCTGCTCGGCGCGATCCCGACGATCGCGCTCGCACTGGCGTCCGCGGTCGTGTTCGAAGCCGCGACGTCGCTCGCGAAAGGGCGTGCAGGATGA
- a CDS encoding ABC transporter ATP-binding protein — protein MIEIERIGKRFGDALAVDDVSLTVQRGTITALVGASGSGKSTLLRMINRLIAPTSGTIRIDGVDTATVAPEQLRRGIGYAIQGHGLFPHWSVARNIATVPRLLGWPAERIDARVNELLDLFHLAPAEFAGKLPHELSGGQQQRVGVARALAAEPAILLMDEPFGALDPIIRNKAQDDLFALQRRLGITVVIVTHDIEEALKLGDTIAVMDGGRLLQVASPAEILGGPAPGVVEQLVAGVDRPLRLLALTPIDTVAEAGHVDGEPIAATRTLRDAVSELLWRGVDALPVDDTANGTPNARGPRHITLDAIRAHARKPA, from the coding sequence ATGATCGAGATCGAACGGATCGGCAAACGCTTCGGCGACGCGCTCGCCGTCGACGACGTATCGCTGACGGTGCAGCGCGGCACGATCACCGCGCTCGTCGGCGCATCGGGCAGCGGCAAGTCGACGCTCCTGCGCATGATCAACCGGCTGATCGCGCCCACCAGCGGCACGATCCGCATCGACGGCGTCGATACGGCAACCGTCGCGCCCGAGCAATTGCGGCGCGGCATCGGCTATGCGATCCAGGGGCATGGATTGTTTCCGCACTGGAGCGTCGCGCGCAACATCGCGACCGTGCCGCGCCTGCTCGGCTGGCCCGCCGAGCGCATCGACGCGCGCGTGAACGAACTGCTCGACCTGTTCCATCTCGCGCCGGCCGAGTTCGCGGGCAAGCTGCCGCACGAACTGTCGGGTGGCCAGCAGCAGCGTGTCGGCGTGGCGCGCGCACTCGCCGCCGAGCCCGCGATCCTGCTGATGGACGAACCGTTCGGCGCGCTCGATCCGATCATCCGCAACAAGGCGCAGGACGACCTGTTCGCGCTGCAGCGCCGCCTCGGCATCACGGTCGTGATCGTCACGCACGATATCGAGGAAGCGCTGAAGCTCGGCGACACGATCGCGGTGATGGACGGCGGGCGACTGCTGCAGGTCGCGTCGCCGGCCGAGATTCTCGGCGGCCCGGCACCGGGTGTGGTCGAACAGCTCGTCGCGGGCGTCGACCGGCCGCTGCGCCTGCTCGCGCTGACACCGATCGACACCGTGGCCGAAGCCGGCCACGTCGATGGCGAACCGATCGCCGCGACGCGCACGCTGCGCGATGCGGTGTCCGAATTGTTGTGGCGCGGCGTCGATGCGCTGCCCGTGGACGATACGGCCAACGGCACGCCCAACGCACGCGGCCCCCGCCACATCACGCTCGACGCGATCCGCGCACACGCGAGGAAGCCCGCATGA
- a CDS encoding ABC transporter permease yields the protein MTTRGSVQFKQSSLSAYVARAAALALLLVLLLRPAWLQGLFAPFADNGAPVIYDRASLLDLTLAHLGTVALSSLIGTIVAVAAGIAVTRPFGADFLPVARSVVDIGQTFPPVAVLALAVPAVGFGLKPVLIALVLYGLLPIFESTIAGLEDVPRDVVDAARGMGMSGWQQLVSVELPLAFPVIVNGIRLAVVINLGTATIGSTVAARGLGDVIIAGLQTSNTAFVLQGGVIVGLLAVLVSDAIGAIARAASARRA from the coding sequence ATGACGACCCGCGGCAGCGTGCAGTTCAAGCAGTCGTCACTTTCCGCGTACGTCGCCCGCGCGGCCGCGCTCGCGCTGCTGCTCGTGCTGCTGTTGCGCCCCGCGTGGCTGCAGGGCCTGTTCGCGCCGTTCGCGGACAACGGCGCGCCGGTGATCTACGATCGCGCGAGCCTGCTCGATCTCACGCTCGCGCATCTCGGCACGGTCGCGCTGTCGAGCCTGATCGGCACGATCGTCGCGGTCGCGGCCGGCATCGCGGTCACGCGGCCGTTCGGCGCGGATTTCCTGCCGGTCGCGCGCAGCGTCGTCGATATCGGCCAGACCTTCCCGCCGGTCGCCGTGCTCGCGCTGGCCGTGCCGGCCGTCGGCTTCGGCTTGAAGCCGGTGCTGATCGCACTCGTGCTGTACGGGCTCCTGCCGATTTTCGAAAGCACGATCGCGGGGCTCGAGGACGTGCCGCGCGACGTCGTCGACGCCGCGCGCGGGATGGGCATGAGCGGCTGGCAGCAACTGGTGTCCGTCGAGCTGCCGCTCGCGTTCCCGGTGATCGTCAACGGCATCCGCCTCGCGGTCGTGATCAATCTCGGCACCGCGACGATCGGCTCGACGGTGGCCGCGCGCGGGCTCGGCGACGTGATCATCGCGGGCCTGCAGACGTCGAACACCGCGTTCGTGCTGCAAGGCGGCGTGATCGTCGGCTTGCTCGCGGTGCTCGTCAGCGATGCGATCGGCGCGATTGCGCGGGCGGCGAGCGCGCGGCGCGCGTAG
- the arr gene encoding NAD(+)--rifampin ADP-ribosyltransferase, which yields MAVLDTGPFFHGTKADLRIGDLLTAGFRSNYRHDVVMNHIYFTALPKGAGLAAEMAKGDGRPRVYIVEPTGEFENDPNVTDKKFPGNPTRSYRSTSPLKIVGELDSWEPYDPEFIEQLRIRIETGIGEIIN from the coding sequence ATGGCTGTGCTCGACACCGGCCCGTTTTTTCATGGCACGAAAGCGGATTTGCGGATCGGCGACTTGCTGACGGCAGGCTTCCGATCGAATTATCGGCATGACGTCGTGATGAATCACATTTATTTCACGGCCCTGCCCAAAGGCGCCGGCCTGGCTGCGGAAATGGCCAAAGGCGACGGCCGGCCGCGGGTCTACATCGTCGAGCCCACCGGCGAATTCGAAAACGACCCGAACGTCACGGACAAGAAATTCCCCGGCAATCCGACGCGATCGTATCGAAGCACATCGCCTTTGAAGATCGTTGGCGAACTCGATAGCTGGGAACCCTACGATCCGGAGTTCATCGAGCAGCTCAGAATCCGCATCGAAACCGGTATCGGCGAGATCATCAACTAG
- a CDS encoding lytic transglycosylase domain-containing protein — MRRRFFWLIVLSLGIAQHAAAQQAPALPASAPEAAASAPGDASAPLANDQPNEANRRITSYLTKKFGVAKERAAKLADIVSVTATKYSLPPALVYAIISIESRFQEKARGQHGATGLMQVVPSAHRGMLRNVKDLTEPNANVEVGSRILSGYVKAAGGNVQAGLKSYSGGSSAYAAKVMQRVDSFRFVLEPEDDAKSANTANDANNAKAHMVPVSDPSPAPTANRNAK; from the coding sequence ATGCGACGACGGTTCTTCTGGCTGATCGTGCTTTCGCTCGGCATTGCGCAGCACGCCGCGGCGCAGCAGGCGCCCGCCTTGCCTGCCTCTGCGCCCGAAGCAGCCGCATCCGCGCCAGGCGACGCATCCGCACCGCTCGCCAACGATCAGCCCAACGAAGCAAACCGCCGCATCACGTCCTACCTGACGAAGAAATTCGGCGTCGCGAAGGAACGCGCCGCGAAGCTCGCCGATATCGTGAGCGTCACTGCGACGAAATATTCGCTGCCGCCGGCACTCGTTTACGCGATTATTTCGATCGAATCGCGCTTCCAGGAAAAGGCGCGCGGCCAGCATGGCGCGACCGGGTTGATGCAGGTCGTGCCGTCCGCGCACCGCGGCATGCTGCGCAACGTGAAGGATCTGACGGAGCCGAATGCGAACGTCGAAGTCGGCTCGCGCATTCTGTCGGGCTACGTGAAGGCGGCCGGCGGCAACGTGCAGGCCGGGTTGAAGAGCTACAGCGGCGGATCGAGTGCGTATGCGGCGAAAGTGATGCAGCGGGTCGATTCGTTCCGGTTCGTACTCGAACCCGAGGACGATGCGAAAAGCGCGAATACCGCGAACGACGCGAACAACGCGAAGGCGCACATGGTGCCGGTCAGCGATCCGTCACCGGCGCCCACCGCGAACCGCAACGCGAAGTAA